In Anaerolineales bacterium, the following proteins share a genomic window:
- a CDS encoding cysteine desulfurase produces MLNVNEIRKDFPILQRKTHDSVPLVYLDSTATSQKPTPVIEAMNEYYRRSNANIHRGVHTLAEEATAMYEAAREKVAKFINSPSARQIIYTRNTTESINLVAYTWARATLKAGDLVVLTEMEHHSNLVPWQMLQAERGIELDFIPVTENGLLDLDAYKTLLSRIPKLVAFTHMSNVLGTINPAADIIRMAHEAGAITLVDGAQSVPHLKVDMQALDADFYAFSAHKMCGPTGIGALYGKAELLEAMPPFLGGGDMIKEVKLRSFKPNTLPHKFEAGTPAIAEAVGFGAAVDYLTKVGMDNIAAHEHAITEYALERLEEIPGVKLFGPLADKKGGVAAFTFDGVHPHDVAQILDRDGIAVRAGHHCAQPLHEKFGIPATSRASFYLYNTKEEVDLLVNGIYKVKELFG; encoded by the coding sequence ATGCTCAACGTCAACGAAATCCGCAAAGATTTTCCCATCCTCCAACGCAAGACGCATGACAGCGTCCCGCTCGTCTATTTGGATTCGACCGCCACTTCGCAAAAGCCGACGCCCGTCATCGAAGCGATGAACGAGTATTATCGGCGCTCGAACGCGAACATCCATCGCGGCGTCCACACGCTCGCCGAGGAAGCGACCGCCATGTACGAAGCGGCGCGCGAGAAGGTCGCCAAATTTATCAACTCGCCCTCTGCTCGGCAAATTATTTACACCCGCAACACGACCGAGTCGATCAACCTCGTGGCGTACACGTGGGCGCGGGCGACCCTCAAGGCGGGCGATCTCGTCGTCCTCACCGAGATGGAGCATCACTCCAACCTCGTGCCGTGGCAGATGTTGCAAGCGGAACGTGGCATTGAATTGGATTTCATCCCCGTGACGGAAAACGGCTTGCTGGATTTGGACGCCTACAAAACGCTTCTTTCGCGGATCCCGAAACTGGTCGCCTTTACGCACATGAGCAACGTCCTCGGCACGATCAACCCCGCCGCAGACATCATCCGCATGGCGCACGAGGCTGGCGCAATCACGCTCGTAGACGGCGCGCAATCTGTACCTCACCTCAAAGTGGACATGCAAGCCCTCGACGCAGACTTCTACGCCTTCTCCGCCCACAAAATGTGCGGACCAACAGGCATCGGCGCGTTGTATGGCAAAGCCGAGTTGCTCGAAGCCATGCCTCCTTTCCTCGGCGGCGGCGACATGATCAAGGAAGTGAAACTCCGTTCGTTCAAGCCGAACACGCTTCCGCATAAATTCGAAGCTGGCACTCCCGCCATTGCGGAAGCCGTCGGTTTTGGCGCGGCAGTGGATTATCTGACGAAAGTCGGCATGGACAACATCGCCGCGCACGAACACGCTATCACCGAATACGCGCTCGAACGCTTGGAGGAAATCCCCGGCGTGAAGTTGTTCGGTCCCTTGGCGGATAAAAAGGGAGGCGTCGCCGCGTTCACCTTCGACGGCGTCCACCCTCACGACGTGGCGCAAATTTTAGACCGCGACGGCATCGCCGTCCGCGCGGGGCATCACTGCGCACAGCCCTTGCACGAAAAATTCGGCATCCCCGCCACCAGCCGCGCTTCGTTCTATTTGTACAACACGAAAGAAGAAGTTGATTTGCTGGTGAACGGGATTTACAAGGTGAAGGAATTGTTTGGGTAA
- a CDS encoding winged helix-turn-helix transcriptional regulator → MKSTKERILDTLHRKPKITINDLAEAVGINAISVRHHLTNLTAEGLIKADEERHGVGRPRLVYSLTPDGMERFPTKYLRLTTKLLAQMKESLPGPAVSKLFSQVAEGMANEYAEQMKGLSMEARLDLMKEILAQEGFTVEWEKKDKEYQIHEISCPYFQIGISHPEVCTVDQTLISKMLALPAQKVQCVLDGSAHCTYVVNTGIKN, encoded by the coding sequence ATGAAAAGCACGAAAGAACGCATTTTAGATACGCTGCATCGTAAGCCGAAGATCACCATCAACGATCTAGCTGAGGCGGTGGGAATCAATGCCATTTCCGTCCGGCATCATCTCACAAACCTCACCGCGGAAGGATTGATCAAAGCGGACGAGGAACGCCACGGCGTAGGGCGCCCTCGGCTGGTTTACTCGCTCACTCCCGACGGGATGGAACGCTTCCCCACTAAATATCTGCGGCTCACGACCAAACTGCTTGCGCAGATGAAAGAATCGCTTCCGGGCCCGGCGGTTTCCAAGTTGTTTAGCCAAGTGGCGGAGGGGATGGCAAACGAATACGCGGAGCAGATGAAGGGTCTCAGCATGGAAGCGCGGCTGGACTTGATGAAAGAAATTCTCGCGCAAGAAGGTTTCACAGTGGAATGGGAAAAGAAGGACAAGGAATATCAGATCCACGAAATTTCATGCCCCTACTTTCAGATCGGCATCTCTCATCCTGAAGTTTGCACCGTTGACCAGACGCTGATCTCAAAAATGCTTGCGCTCCCCGCCCAGAAAGTCCAATGTGTATTGGACGGAAGCGCGCATTGCACGTATGTGGTAAACACCGGAATAAAAAACTAA
- the sufC gene encoding Fe-S cluster assembly ATPase SufC, whose amino-acid sequence MSQLEIKDLHVSIEDKEILKGLTLTVKQGEIHAIMGPNGTGKSTLAYTLMGHPNYTVTQGEVTFKGQNVLELEPDERSRLGMFLAFQYPVAIPGVTVANFLRTAINARRRAENPADKGIPIPEFRKMLIEKMNMLKMDQNFAGRYLNDGFSGGEKKRAEILQMATLKPEIAILDETDSGLDIDALRVVAEGVNALSGSELGVLVITHYQRLLNYIKPHFVHIMLDGRIVESGGPDLALHLEEQGYEWVREKHEEVAA is encoded by the coding sequence ATGTCGCAACTCGAAATCAAGGATCTGCATGTTAGCATCGAAGATAAGGAAATTCTCAAGGGGCTGACGCTCACGGTCAAGCAAGGAGAAATCCACGCTATTATGGGACCGAACGGAACGGGGAAGTCCACGCTGGCTTATACGTTGATGGGGCATCCGAACTACACCGTCACGCAAGGCGAAGTCACATTCAAGGGGCAGAACGTATTGGAACTCGAACCCGACGAGCGCTCGCGCCTCGGCATGTTCCTCGCGTTCCAATATCCGGTCGCTATCCCCGGCGTCACCGTCGCCAACTTTTTGCGGACAGCCATCAATGCGCGCCGACGAGCGGAGAATCCGGCCGACAAAGGCATCCCGATTCCCGAATTCCGCAAGATGTTGATCGAGAAGATGAACATGCTGAAAATGGATCAGAACTTTGCCGGGCGTTATCTCAACGACGGTTTCTCTGGCGGCGAAAAGAAACGCGCCGAAATTCTGCAGATGGCAACCTTGAAGCCCGAGATCGCCATTTTGGACGAAACCGATTCAGGTCTGGACATTGACGCGCTGCGCGTCGTAGCAGAGGGAGTCAACGCCTTGAGCGGATCCGAACTCGGCGTGCTGGTCATCACGCACTACCAACGCTTGTTGAATTACATCAAACCGCACTTCGTCCACATCATGCTCGATGGGCGCATTGTCGAATCGGGCGGACCCGACTTGGCGCTCCACCTCGAAGAGCAAGGTTACGAATGGGTGCGCGAGAAGCACGAGGAAGTTGCCGCGTAG
- a CDS encoding non-heme iron oxygenase ferredoxin subunit, producing MFNYTQQTENIEFYEIVPASELPNGERLFLEIEDKSLVIFNIAGQYFAIADICTHDGGPLGEGDVEGFNVICPRHGAEFDMRTGKAVKLPAVEDIPAYPVQVRDGTIFVGIPKE from the coding sequence ATGTTCAATTACACACAACAAACTGAAAACATCGAATTTTATGAAATCGTTCCCGCCTCGGAACTGCCGAATGGGGAACGCCTATTTTTGGAAATCGAAGACAAGTCGCTGGTGATCTTCAACATTGCGGGTCAATACTTCGCGATCGCCGATATTTGCACACATGACGGCGGTCCGCTGGGGGAGGGTGATGTGGAAGGCTTCAACGTCATCTGTCCGCGGCATGGCGCCGAGTTCGACATGCGGACTGGGAAGGCTGTGAAATTACCCGCCGTGGAAGATATCCCCGCGTATCCAGTTCAAGTGCGCGATGGGACGATTTTTGTGGGAATACCGAAAGAATAA
- the sufD gene encoding Fe-S cluster assembly protein SufD, giving the protein MQEKPKVVISKTRRAESAARDFSFTEADVRKGADALASYRTSAWSAFAKNRLPDTSLEAWRRTDIHALPADKFIFPKDGAFNDLPPVREDLLRPLVANQHGGQIVLSPGGSKIELDEKLANNGIVFTDLLTAEQKHPELLAKMMGKTVNVEEGKFSALAGAFAQNGVVLYVPKGVTVDEPLHSVLWGPGADLAHISHILVLVDEGASVTYVHEAASPDEVGSNSLHAGIVEIQVMDGATMKFVELQSWGRHVWNFSHERARVERGGNLDWIFGAIGSRLTKNFSELDLAGDGAQGRMSGFYFTDGNQHLDHDTQQNHLAPHTTSDLLFKGALKGKSRSVWQGMIYVAPGAQKTDGYQANRNLVLSDGARADSIPGLEILADDVRCTHGATVGKLEAEPLFYLKSRGIPQSEAEKIVVEGFFDPIFQRIPFEGVRERFQQYIAEKMS; this is encoded by the coding sequence ATGCAAGAAAAACCAAAAGTAGTAATTTCAAAGACTAGACGCGCGGAATCAGCCGCGAGAGATTTTTCATTCACCGAAGCGGACGTGCGCAAGGGAGCGGACGCACTCGCTTCTTACCGGACCTCAGCCTGGTCCGCCTTCGCGAAGAATCGCCTCCCCGACACCTCCCTCGAAGCGTGGCGCCGCACGGACATTCACGCGCTCCCCGCTGATAAATTCATCTTCCCGAAAGACGGCGCGTTCAACGACCTGCCTCCTGTGCGCGAAGATTTGCTGCGTCCGCTCGTCGCGAACCAGCACGGAGGGCAGATCGTTTTGTCCCCCGGCGGTTCAAAAATTGAACTCGATGAAAAACTTGCCAATAATGGCATCGTCTTCACCGACTTGCTAACCGCCGAGCAAAAGCATCCCGAATTGCTCGCGAAGATGATGGGCAAAACCGTCAACGTGGAAGAAGGGAAGTTTTCCGCCCTGGCTGGCGCGTTCGCGCAGAATGGCGTGGTGTTGTACGTTCCCAAAGGCGTGACCGTGGACGAACCGCTTCACTCCGTATTGTGGGGTCCCGGCGCGGACTTGGCTCACATCTCGCACATCCTCGTTCTCGTGGACGAGGGCGCGTCGGTGACGTATGTTCACGAAGCCGCGTCGCCCGACGAGGTTGGGTCAAACTCCCTGCACGCGGGAATCGTCGAAATCCAAGTGATGGACGGCGCGACGATGAAATTCGTCGAGTTGCAATCGTGGGGGCGTCATGTCTGGAATTTCAGTCACGAACGCGCCCGCGTCGAGCGCGGCGGCAACCTCGATTGGATCTTCGGCGCGATTGGTTCGCGCCTCACGAAGAATTTCTCCGAACTTGATCTGGCTGGCGATGGCGCGCAAGGACGCATGTCTGGGTTTTATTTTACGGATGGCAACCAACATCTCGACCACGACACGCAACAAAACCATCTCGCGCCGCACACAACCAGCGATCTGCTGTTCAAGGGCGCGTTGAAAGGCAAGAGCCGTTCAGTATGGCAAGGCATGATCTACGTGGCGCCCGGCGCGCAGAAGACCGACGGTTATCAAGCGAATCGCAATCTCGTGTTGAGCGACGGCGCCCGCGCCGACTCGATCCCCGGCTTGGAAATCCTTGCCGATGATGTCCGTTGTACGCACGGTGCGACCGTCGGCAAACTCGAAGCGGAGCCGCTTTTCTATTTGAAGTCACGCGGCATTCCGCAGTCCGAAGCCGAGAAAATTGTCGTCGAAGGTTTCTTTGACCCGATCTTCCAGCGGATTCCATTCGAAGGTGTACGCGAACGATTCCAGCAGTATATTGCTGAAAAAATGTCGTAA
- a CDS encoding SUF system NifU family Fe-S cluster assembly protein, with protein MDDLYREVIIEHYKNPSYRGHLDPHDIQFADNNPLCGDHIEITLQTAADGTVKDARFDGHGCAISQASADLLVESIIGKPLDEVKQLNKEHILDMLGIELGPVRLKCALLSLKVLKAGVYGLGEASDSLVE; from the coding sequence ATGGACGACCTCTATCGCGAAGTCATCATCGAACACTATAAGAACCCATCTTATCGCGGACACCTCGACCCGCACGATATTCAATTCGCGGACAATAACCCGCTGTGCGGGGACCATATCGAAATCACGCTCCAAACCGCCGCAGACGGGACGGTCAAAGACGCGCGCTTCGACGGCCATGGGTGCGCCATCTCGCAAGCCTCCGCCGACCTGCTGGTTGAGTCCATCATTGGCAAGCCGCTCGATGAAGTGAAGCAATTGAACAAAGAGCACATCCTCGATATGCTTGGCATCGAACTCGGACCTGTCCGCTTGAAATGCGCGTTGCTGTCGCTCAAGGTGTTGAAGGCGGGGGTGTATGGGCTGGGCGAGGCGAGTGATTCTCTTGTGGAGTAA
- the sufB gene encoding Fe-S cluster assembly protein SufB — protein MSEDAQILEDIGEYKYGFHDRDDYYTFKSRKGLDREVVEQISHMKGEPQWMLDFRLKALDHFMKRPMPNWGPSLEELDLDNIYYYVKPTEKSEKSWDDVPDDIKRTFDRLGVPEAERKFLAGLGAQYESEMVYHSIQEHLEKQGVIFLSIEDGLRQHPDLFREYFGTVIPIEDNKFAALNSAVWSGGSFVYVPKGVKVDLPLQAYFRLNTANVGQFERTLIIVDEGASVHYVEGCTAPQYTTDSFHSGVIEIIVKKGARSRYSTVQNWSTNVYNLVTQRAKVFENGTHEWVDANIGSKVTMKYPSCYLMEPGARGEMLSMAFAGPGQTQDAGSKMVHFAPNTSSKITSKSISKAGGRASYRGLLKVHKGAKGVKSNVVCDALLLDPQSRSDTYPYIEIDEDDVTIGHEASVSKVGEEQLFYLMSRGLSEEEATTMVVSGFIEPLVKELPMEYAVEMNRLIALQMEGSIG, from the coding sequence ATGTCTGAAGATGCGCAAATCTTAGAAGATATTGGCGAGTACAAGTACGGTTTTCACGACCGCGACGATTACTACACGTTCAAATCCCGCAAGGGACTCGACCGCGAAGTGGTGGAGCAGATCTCGCACATGAAAGGCGAGCCGCAGTGGATGCTCGACTTCCGCTTGAAAGCGCTCGACCATTTCATGAAGCGACCGATGCCGAACTGGGGTCCCTCGTTGGAAGAATTGGACCTCGACAACATTTATTACTACGTCAAGCCGACCGAAAAAAGCGAAAAATCGTGGGACGATGTTCCCGATGACATCAAACGCACATTCGACAGGCTCGGTGTGCCGGAAGCGGAACGAAAATTCCTGGCGGGCTTGGGCGCGCAATACGAATCGGAGATGGTGTATCACTCCATTCAAGAACATCTCGAAAAACAGGGCGTGATCTTCCTTTCGATTGAAGATGGGTTGCGCCAACACCCCGACCTCTTCCGTGAATATTTCGGGACGGTCATCCCGATCGAAGATAACAAGTTTGCCGCGTTGAACAGCGCGGTTTGGTCCGGCGGCTCGTTTGTATACGTGCCGAAAGGCGTCAAAGTGGATTTGCCCTTGCAGGCGTATTTCCGTTTGAACACTGCCAACGTCGGTCAATTCGAACGGACGCTCATCATCGTGGACGAAGGCGCGTCGGTGCATTATGTGGAAGGCTGTACGGCGCCGCAATACACCACCGACTCGTTCCACTCCGGCGTGATCGAGATCATCGTCAAGAAGGGCGCGCGCTCGCGCTATTCGACCGTCCAAAATTGGTCAACCAATGTGTACAACCTCGTGACCCAGCGCGCCAAAGTGTTCGAGAATGGCACGCACGAATGGGTGGACGCCAACATCGGTTCGAAAGTCACCATGAAATACCCCTCGTGCTATCTCATGGAACCCGGCGCGCGCGGCGAAATGCTTTCGATGGCGTTCGCGGGTCCCGGTCAGACGCAGGACGCGGGTTCGAAGATGGTGCACTTCGCACCGAACACGTCGAGCAAGATCACTTCGAAATCCATTTCAAAAGCGGGCGGACGCGCGTCGTATCGCGGCTTGTTGAAGGTGCACAAAGGCGCGAAGGGCGTCAAATCCAACGTCGTGTGCGACGCGTTGTTGCTCGATCCGCAATCGCGCTCCGACACGTACCCCTACATCGAAATTGACGAAGACGACGTGACCATCGGTCACGAAGCCTCGGTCAGCAAAGTGGGTGAGGAGCAACTTTTCTACCTCATGTCGCGCGGTCTCAGCGAAGAGGAAGCCACCACCATGGTCGTCTCCGGTTTCATCGAGCCGCTTGTCAAAGAACTGCCGATGGAATACGCGGTTGAGATGAATCGCCTGATCGCGTTGCAGATGGAAGGTTCCATCGGTTAG